One genomic segment of Brassica napus cultivar Da-Ae chromosome A3, Da-Ae, whole genome shotgun sequence includes these proteins:
- the LOC106444623 gene encoding transcription factor LAF1: protein MLKTIAVERPKQRQRKGFWSPEEDEKLRSFILSHGHSCWTTVPIKAGLQRNGKSCRLRWINYLRPGLKRDMINAEEEEIILTFHSSLGNKWSRIAKFLPGRTDNEIKNYWHSHLKKKWLKSQKLQHATSISTSSESLVACGRRNPQTLISLPEKTSSSPSQESNDNNNNYSCSSGPEIARLFFSEWFTSSDPYFDHSSNLTDSNHIQTPNIQGPVSDYEESGDVNQFYYNEMVMMSNSNWTLNDVVFGSK, encoded by the exons ATGTTGAAGACGATAGCTGTAGAGAGACCAAAGCAGAGACAGAGGAAAGGGTTCTGGTCACCAGAAGAAGACGAGAAGCTAAGGAGTTTCATCCTCTCTCATGGTCATTCTTGCTGGACGACTGTTCCCATCAAAGCTG GGTTACAAAGGAATGGAAAGAGCTGCAGATTAAGATGGATTAATTATCTAAGACCAGGGTTAAAGAGGGATATGATTaatgcagaagaagaagagatcatATTGACTTTTCATTCTTCCTTGGGCAACAA GTGGTCTCGGATTGCAAAGTTCTTACCGGGGAGGACAGACAATGAGATAAAGAACTATTGGCACTCTCATCTGAAAAAGAAATGGCTCAAGTCTCAGAAGTTGCAACATGCAACATCTATATCCACTTCTTCCGAATCACTCGTTGCTTGCGGGAGAAGAAACCCGCAAACCTTGATCTCACTTCCAGAGAAGACATCTTCATCTCCATCACAAGAAAGCaatgacaacaacaacaactattCATGCTCTTCTGGTCCTGAGATTGCAAGGCTGTTCTTCTCCGAGTGGTTTACTTCGTCGGATCCCTACTTTGATCATTCCTCTAATTTGACAGACTCTAACCAcatccaaactccaaatatTCAAGGACCTGTCTCAGACTACGAAGAATCAGGTGATGTTAATCAGTTCTATTACAACGAGATGGTGATGATGAGCAACAGCAACTGGACTCTTAACGACGTCGTTTTTGGCTCGAAGTGA